From Mauremys mutica isolate MM-2020 ecotype Southern chromosome 15, ASM2049712v1, whole genome shotgun sequence, one genomic window encodes:
- the CLEC11A gene encoding C-type lectin domain family 11 member A: MAVGCGVLLLLLGSLLGTGRSQELSSEEERQALMLKHLQEVLQLPEEEGEGPPEMTLTELAPEGGEGEKEGDDGEGAPVEGDVQPTQPAPTTAAPQPEEDGFTYVFSRLDSLDAAVHRLNVQFYTMDLRLAQFSQGLAELRGRLAEAQEGLSVVSQTSTRNQQDLGKIDGCLRGRRLHAKCFLIVKQFEGYDGAQELCRLRGGNLAMPADAAELATLRRYLHEAFQPFNWPAWVGIHDRRAEGLWLYESGQRVSFFDWYQDHLVSQPNGGARENCVSLSSDDGKWWDNDCARRMYYVCEYRL, from the exons ATGGCCGTGGGGTgcggggtgctgctgctgctgctggggtcaCTGCTGGGGACCGGccggagccaggagctcagctcgGAGGAGGAGAGACAGGCCCTGATGCTgaag cacctGCAGGAAGTGCTGCAGCTGCCAGAGGAGGAGGGCGAGGGGCCCCCCGAGATGACGCTGACAGAGCTGGCCCCCGAGGGGGgcgagggagagaaggagggggacGATGGGGAGGGGGCACCCGTCGAGGGGGACGTTCAGCCCACCCAGCCAGCCCCGACCACAGCCGCCCCTCAGCCCGAGGAGGACGGATTCACTTACGTGT tcTCGCGGCTGGACAGCCTGGACGCGGCCGTGCACCGGCTCAACGTGCAGTTCTACACCATGGACCTGCGCCTGGCCCAGTTCTCGCAGGGCCTGGCCGAGCTGCGCGGGCGCCTGGCCGAGGCCCAGGAGGGGCTGAGCGTCGTCAGCCAGACCAGCACCCGCAACCAGCAGGACCTCGGCAAGATCGACG GCTGCCTGCGGGGCCGGAGGCTCCACGCCAAATGCTTCCTGATCGTGAAGCAGTTCGAGGGCTACGACGGGGCGCAGGAGCTGTGCCGGCTGCGGGGCGGGAACCTGGCCATGCCGGCCGACGCCGCCGAACTGGCCACCCTGCGCCGCTACCTGCACGAGGCCTTCCAGCCCTTCAACTGGCCGGCCTGGGTGGGGATCCACGACCGGCGGGCCGAGGGCCTGTGGCTGTACGAGAGCGGCCAGCGCGTCTCCTTCTTCGACTGGTACCAGGACCACCTGGTGAGCCAGCCCAACGGGGGCGCCCGGGAGAACTGCGTCTCCCTCTCCTCCGACGACGGCAAGTGGTGGGACAACGACTGCGCCCGGCGCATGTACTACGTCTGCGAGTACCGGCTCTAG
- the LOC123350679 gene encoding E3 SUMO-protein ligase ZBED1-like, with translation MQVSEDACAQLEDELLFCEDCRLYFRDACPQHGAPTFIADSPVPARAPSRALLSLPQGLLVKERPQGGLGVWSALPALPRGCIFGPYQGEVVLEHGECTLFSWAVRENGSYFYIDASDDSKSSWMRYVACASTEEEHNLTVFQYRGRIYYRACQAIGAGAELLVWIGEEYARTLGLQLGAHFKYEFGEKELLLKMFQDLQAKPPEPPPAAAPYLCGDVASPRGHLHRAGPPAPAFPLLEGTQNLVGLGRAQSRYWTFFGFQGDAYGRILDKSKIICKLCGVRLSYSGNTTNLRQHLIYKHRREYNQLVGAPDPPKGAPPPAAPLGRTTRAVADFLVWDLMPLEVVEGEGFGQMLNALDPGYKPPAAAFLAHTLLRERHLQGQAKVTALARGLPHCALSLDLWPHSPGLSYLTLTLHYVDDTFEACARVLGSRPLPEEPSPESLAGALGWAAEEWGVRESGAYAVGPHGPAAWQAAAALGWQALPCVGQALGGATEAVLALPPIRSALERCRRLAAWALAVPGRAEEPLLRAQLKRLLWDGAQWQSAHGLLHGLLEQAEALGGLGPEGEPALRPQDWAALQDAADVLKPLAVAASTFTKEPFAGLSLVKPVLTSLLYKHLALGEWDSELARAAKGAAHRELSRRYAEPEVERALNLACALDPRFRSLDFLSPPDRAETLRLLALEAARLAEAPGASPSPPPPPPKQPRQDSAIEYLLGDLCSVRGGAGAGSVQQRAEQESASFQTAGASSLGQEPLQWWKTHHAQYPLLARAARQLLCVPATAAPAAWLFGEAGQAVYRKRAALAPEHVDMLLFLHGNRAVL, from the exons tctGCGAGGATTGCCGGCTGTACTTCCGGGACGCCTGCCCCCAGCACGGGGCGCCCACCTTCATCGCCGACTCGCCCGTGCCGGCCCGGGCGCCCTCGCGGgccctgctctccctgccccaggggctgctggtGAAGGAGCGGCCCCAGGGTGGGCTGGGCGTGTGGAGTGCcctgcccgccctgccccgcGGCTGCATCTTCGGCCCCTACCAGGGGGAGGTGGTGCTGGAGCACGGGGAGTGCACCCTCTTCTCCTGGGCG gtacGGGAAAACGGCTCCTATTTCTACATTGATGCCTCTGATGACTCCAAGTCCAGTTGGATGAG ATATGTGGCCTGTGCCTCCACGGAGGAGGAGCACAACCTGACGGTGTTCCAGTACCGCGGGCGCATCTACTACCGGGCCTGCCAGGCCATCGGCGCCGGCGCCGAGCTGCTCGTCTGGATTGGGGAGGAGTACGCCCgcaccctggggctccagctgg gggcgcATTTCAAGTACGAGTTCggggagaaggagctgctgctgaagatGTTCCAGGACCTGCAGGCCAAGCCCCCCGAGCCGCCGCCCGCCGCCGCCCCCTACCTCTGCGGCGACGTGGCCTCCCCCCGGGGGCACTTGCACAGGgccggccccccggccccggctttcCCGCTGCTGGAGGGCACCCAGAACCTGGTGGGGCTGGGTCGGGCCCAGAGCCGCTACTGGACTTTCTTTGGCTTCCAGGGGGACGCCTACGGGCGCATCCTGGATAAAAGCAAGATCATCTGCAAGCTCTGCGGGGTGCGGCTCTCCTACAGCGGCAACACCACCAACCTGCGCCAGCACCTCATCTACAAGCACCGGCGGGAGTACAACCAGCTGGTGGGGGCGCCGGACCCGCCCAAGGGGgcgccgccccccgccgcccccctggGCAGGACCACCCGGGCCGTGGCCGACTTCCTGGTCTGGGACCTGATGCCGCTGGaggtggtggagggggagggctTCGGGCAGATGCTGAACGCCCTGGACCCCGGCTACAAGCCGCCGgccgccgccttcctggcccacacCCTGCTGCGGGAGCGCCACCTGCAGGGCCAGGCCAAGGTGACGGCGCTGGCGCGGGGGCTGCCCCACTGCGCCCTCAGCCTGGACCTCTGGCCCCACAGCCCCGGCCTCTCCTACCTCACCCTCACCCTGCACTACGTGGACGACACCTTCGAGGCCTGCGCGCGGGTGCTGGGCAGCCGCCCCCTGCCGGAGGAGCCGTCCCCCGAGAGCCTggcgggggcgctgggctgggcggcggaggagtggggggtgagggagagtgGGGCCTACGCCGTGGGGCCCCACGGACCTGCTGCCTGGCAGGCGGCCGCGGCGCTGGGCTGGCAGGCCCTGCCCTGCGTGGGGCAGGCCCTGGGGGGCGCCACGGAGGCCGTGCTGGCCCTGCCGCCTATCCGGAGCGCCCTGGAGCGGTGCCGGCGCCTGGCGGCGTGGGCGCTGGCCGTGCCGGGCCGCGCTGAGGAGCCCCTCCTCCGGGCTCAGCTCAAGCGGCTCCTGTGGGACGGGGCCCAGTGGCAGAGCGCCCACGGGCTGCTGCACGGGCTGCTGGAGCAGGCCGAGGCGCTGGGTGGGCTGGGGCCCGAgggggagccggccctgcgcccccAGGACTGGGCCGCGCTCCAGGACGCGGCCGACGTCCTCAAGCCCCTGGCGGTGGCCGCCTCCACCTTCACCAAGGAGCCCTTTGCGGGGCTCTCGCTGGTCAAGCCCGTCCTCACCTCCCTGCTCTACAAGCACCTGGCGCTGGGCGAGTGGGACTCGGAGCTGGCGCGGGCGGCCAAGGGGGCGGCCCACCGGGAGCTGAGCCGGCGCTACGCCGAGCCCGAGGTGGAGCGCGCCCTCAACCTGGCCTGCGCCCTGGACCCCCGCTTCCGGAGCCTGGACTTCCTGAGCCCGCCCGACCGCGCGGAGACCCTGCGGCTGCTGGCGCTGGAGGCCGCCCGCCTGGCCGAGGCGCCCGGCGCCAGCCCCTccccgccgcccccgccccccaagcagCCCCGGCAGGACTCGGCCATCGAGTACCTGCTGGGAGACCTGTGCAGCGTGCGGGGCGGCGCCGGGGCGGGCTCGGTGCAGCAGCGGGCAGAGCAGGAGAGCGCCAGCTTCCAGACAGCCGGGGCCTCCTCCCTGGGCCAGGAGCCCCTGCAGTGGTGGAAGACGCACCACGCCCAGTACCCGCTGCTGGCCCGAGCGGCCCGCCAGCTGCTGTGCGTGCCCGCCACGGCCGCCCCCGCCGCCTGGCTCTTCGGGGAGGCCGGCCAGGCCGTCTACAGGAAGCGGGCGGCCCTGGCGCCGGAGCACGTCGACATGCTGCTCTTCCTGCACGGCAACCGGGCCGTGCTCTGA